A single region of the Halichondria panicea chromosome 10, odHalPani1.1, whole genome shotgun sequence genome encodes:
- the LOC135342921 gene encoding vesicle-trafficking protein SEC22b-like encodes MAHLTLIARASDGLPLSSSIVNEESGRDYAEYQPKAKQIFRKLSSVSPPRCSIECDPGRMVFHYILEEGICYLALCDPTYPTKLAFNYLENLHKDFSEQHGNDVHKASRPYHFIEFDLSDKPGKLVDHSRARG; translated from the exons ATGGCCCACCTGACACTAATTGCCAGAGCCAGTGATGGACTACCTCTGTCCTCATCCATTGTCAATGAAGAG TCTGGCCGGGATTATGCTGAATACCAACCCAAGGCCAAGCAGATATTCCGCAAGCTGTCGTCAGTCAGCCCCCCTCGATGCTCAATCGAGTGTGACCCGGGTCGTATGGTGTTCCA ctacaTTCTTGAGGAGGGGATATGCTACCTCGCCCTGTGTGACCCCACCTATCCTACCAAGCTGGCCTTTAACTACCTCGAGAATCTACACAAAGACTTTAGTGAGCAACATGGCAACGATGTACACAAGGCCAGTCGACCGTACCACTTCATTGAGTTTG ATCTCAGTGACAAACCAGGGAAGCTGGTCGACCACTCTCGTGCCAGAGGCTAA
- the LOC135342907 gene encoding ER degradation-enhancing alpha-mannosidase-like protein 3, with protein sequence MVLYMWGVVIVCSLLLTHHNGALSMGPTEKKHYKDKVLEMFNHAYHSYMDFAYPADELMPLTCKGRVRGVEQGRGDIDFTLGRFSLTLIDTLDTLAVIGSVDEFSSAVQKVMTDISFDSDLVVSVFETNIRVLGGLLGGHFAALALKEKGYHQLAWYDGRLLRMAVEVGNRLLPAFNTTTGLPYPKINLRHGMGYPNMEKTTCTACAGSMILEFAALSRLTGDPQFEVKAHQAMEAIWRSRHRGHNLVGSVINVHSAEWTRVDSGVGAGIDSYYEYCLKSYILLGDRKYLQRFGKVSEGLLKHLVLTVRVKIVR encoded by the exons ATGGTATTGTACATGTGGGGAGTGGTGATTGTGTGCTCCCTACTACTCACTCATCACAATGGCGCACTATCAATGGGCCCCACTGAAAAGAAACATTacaa GGACAAGGTTCTGGAGATGTTCAATCATGCCTACCATTCATACATG GACTTTGCATATCCTGCTGATGAGTTGATGCCACTGACGTGTAAGGGGCGTGTCCGGGGGGTGGAGCAAGGACGAGGGGACATTGACTTTACCCTGGGCAGGTTCTCCCTCACCCTCATAGACACACTGGACACTCTGGCT GTAATTGGTTCGGTTGATGAGTTTTCCTCGGCTGTACAAAAAGTCATGACAGACATTAGCTTCGACAGTGACTTGGTGGTATCAGTGTTTGAGACCAACATACGTGTGCTAGGTGGTTTACTGGGAGGTCACTTTGCTGCCCTGGCTCTCAAAGAGAAGGGCTACCATCAGTTGGCTTGGTATGATGGGAGGCTGCTCAGAATGGCAGTGGAAGTGGGGAACAGATTACTGCCTGCTTTCAACACCACTACAGGTCTCCCCTATCCAAAG ATCAACCTTCGCCACGGTATGGGCTACCCTAACATGGAGAAGACAACGTGCACGGCATGTGCTGGGTCCATGATCCTTGAGTTTGCTGCCCTCAGTAGACTAACAG GTGATCCTCAGTTTGAGGTGAAAGCCCACCAAGCAATGGAGGCAATCTGGCGTAGTAGACACCGAGGGCACAATCTGGTTGGCTCAGTCATCAACGTACACAGTGCTGAGTGGACGAGAGTGGATAGCggtgtgggggcggggattGACTCATACTACGAGTACTGTCTCAAGTCTTATATCCTGTTGGGGGACAGGAAGTATCTGCAGAGGTTTGGGAAGGTGAGCGAGGGGTTATTGAAACACTTGGTGCTTACTGTTAGAGTTAAAATTGTGAGGTAA
- the LOC135342889 gene encoding uncharacterized protein LOC135342889 isoform X5 has product MYPLWTVTQQQIDKAEYESELTSHETRRAALQQRLSGDITDQDAGQLQGELEEVEGKIKKCVSGIQRSETFIHRYENDIAEIRGRGEERQRKEESAKRLFDEAMKHGYVLVNIVNMLVFGPAGTGKTNLKHLLTDNPPPLQRDSTPCMEKPVRIRPVSNTKFKSTGKGWEEMSQPKLRKLLAQIITKLPKESADPSTASRVAESLKKMTTTKLISGSDEQISDSISSPSTNDSDELSGSTRMLNKAIDEVIASVVSGVAEELKPATQGTDQLSSSDQQEGELFDSNWVYVTDCGGQPQFHDISPLFIKHISVALIVLRLIDELSSFPSDKYYKDGQLVGSPRASHMTLGETLQSLIRSIESHTSQDKKPSMIFVGTFLDQLDESSDTLIKRNQEILDMLPPDIKKLLVYNDPGLNNLIFGLNTISRDDDSLATANRIRIAVEDSIPLQVKMPIWWSFLDSLLQSLSASLERGVLSIGECLQLATRFGYFLKDLEAALVFFDNVCIAHYYPSILPNTVFVDAQIPLDKITELSQHAIFLRNAEVKSRSTLSTGMTKAEWKRFRDEGIVTLGFLRFFKKHYVEGIFSPEDMLLIMKDLLVIAPIPLVESTTHQAEFFMPSLLTSIPPAELDKIRSSFTISPFAIYFRSGCIRSGVFCCLVVDVIKRLDWKVFLPSGKLICFAKNCIQLRIPKHPFTVALIDSFSYIEVYIDVPFPLRNEICPTIRNEILSSIKLSCKALHYNNDTPETRIFCPCKKSTGSKLHLADLSERKDYWICSQEARVYGKLSDEHKIWLDNSEGSGEPSSVTRDVTERTSDQLQYPVMEDVCKKTGVRDQQLDQEIPESDIILFSEKFPHLLSVHKALTIDDLQHVYEKLHTAHESASPYWLNLGLALGLSHFILTNIDTGKYRGDNVSCLREMLVKLLSTQVVTWSLLSDALKKPTVDLINLADSITVNQSTTPILLDRLNLTPADLGDVTDVTRRCSNQAGVAHALRVWRRVNPSRATFRALVEIAIALRRGDTATDICRFIVENTS; this is encoded by the exons AATCAGCAAAGCGGTTGTTTGATGAGGCGATGAAGCACGGATATGTCTTGGTCAACATTGTCAACATGCTCGTATTTGGACCGGCGGGAACAGGGAAGACCAACCTCAAGCATCTGCTAACTGACAATCCCCCTCCACTACAGCGTGACAGCACTCCTTGTATGGAAAAGCCAGTACGCATTCGACCCGTGTCTAACACGAAATTCAAGTCAACTGGAAAAGGCTGGGAAGAGATGTCTCAGCCAAAGCTACGCAAGCTACTTGCTCAAATCATCACTAAATTACCAAAAGAAAGCGCCGATCCATCCACAGCATCAAGGGTTGCCGAGAGCTTAAAGAAGATGACCACAACCAAGCTAATTTCTGGTTCCGATGAGCAAATTTCTGATTCCATTTCGAGCCCATCGACGAACGATTCCGATGAACTTTCTGGCTCTACAAGAATGTTGAACAAAGCCATCGATGAAGTGATAGCGAGtgtagtgagtggtgtggCAGAAGAGCTGAAGCCAGCCACACAGGGAACTGACCAACTGTCGAGCAGTGACCAGCAAGAAGGAGAACTGTTTGATTCCAACTGGGTGTACGTTACCGACTGTGGCGGCCAGCCGCAATTCCACGACATCAGCCCTCTCTTCATCAAGCACATTTCGGTGGCGTTGATAGTCCTGCGTTTGATTGACGAACTCTCCAGTTTCCCTTCTGACAAGTACTACAAGGATGGGCAGCTTGTTGGTAGTCCTCGTGCATCTCACATGACCCTCGGGGAGACACTTCAGAGTCTCATTCGATCGATTGAGTCCCATACCTCACAAGACAAGAAGCCAAGTATGATCTTTGTGGGCACATTCTTGGATCAACTGGATGAGAGCTCGGATACACTTATCAAGAGGAATCAAGAGATTCTCGACATGCTGCCACCCGATATCAAGAAGCTATTGGTGTACAACGATCCTGGATTGAACAATCTTATTTTTGGTCTCAACACAATCAGCCGAGATGACGATTCACTGGCCACTGCCAATAGGATTAGAATTGCTGTTGAGGACTCTATTCCGCTACAAGTCAAAATGCCCATCTGGTGGTCCTTCTTGGATTCACTTCTCCAGAGTTTATCTGCCAGTCTCGAGCGAGGTGTATTAAGCATTGGAGAATGTCTCCAATTAGCCACTCGATTTGGTTATTTTCTCAAAGATCTTGAAGCTGCTCTGGTCTTCTTTGACAACGTGTGTATAGCGCACTACTATCCCTCCATTCTCCccaacacagtgtttgtggatgCCCAGATTCCACTAGACAAGATTACCGAGCTCTCACAGCACGCCATCTTCCTGAGGAATGCTGAAGTCAAGTCACGCTCTACTCTAAGCACAGGAATGACCAAGGCCGAGTGGAAGAGATTTCGAGATGAGGGCATAGTCACTTTAGGGTTCCTTCGATTCTTTAAAAAGCATTACGTTGAAGGCATCTTTTCTCCAGAAGATATGCTGTTGATCATGAAAGATCTTCTCGTGATTGCTCCCATTCCACTAGTGGAGTCCACTACCCACCAAGCCGAGTTCTTCATGCCATCTCTACTCACATCAATCCCACCTGCTGAGCTAGACAAGATTCGTTCCTCCTTCACAATATCTCCCTTCGCTATCTACTTTCGTAGTGGGTGTATTCGCTCTGGAGTATTTTGCTGTCTAGTTGTGGACGTGATCAAGAGGTTGGACTGGAAAGTTTTTCTCCCCTCAGGGAAACTAATCTGTTTTGCTAAAAATTGTATCCAGCTAAGAATTCCCAAGCACCCGTTTACCGTGGCTCTGATCGACTCCTTCTCGTATATCGAAGTGTACATTGACGTCCCTTTTCCTTTACGCAATGAAATATGCCCTACGATTCGCAACGAAATTTTAAGCAGCATTAAATTGTCCTGTAAAGCGTTGCATTACAACAACGACACACCCGAGACACGCATCTTTTGCCCATGCAAGAAGAGCACTGGAAGCAAATTGCACCTTGCTGATCTGAGCGAACGGAAGGACTATTGGATATGCTCCCAGGAGGCACGTGTGTATGGGAAGCTCAGTGACGAACATAAAATCTGGCTGGACAATAGCGAAGGTTCag GTGAACCATCCTCTGTTACGAGAGATGTCACTGAAAGAACGAGTGATCAGCTGCAATACCCCG taatggaagatgtgtgtaagaagactggagtgagggaccaacaactggatcaagaaatccctgagagtgacatcattctatTCTCAGAGAAATTTCCACACCTGCTGAGCGTGCACAAG GCTTTGACAATTGACGATCTACAACATGTCTACGAGAAGCTACACACTGCACATGAAAGTGCCAGCCCTTACTGGTTGAATCTGGGATTGGCTCTAGGTCTCAGTCATTTCATTCTCACCAATATCGATACCGGAAAGTATCGTGGCGATAATGTGTCGTGCTTGCGTGAAATGTTGGTTAAGCTCCTGAGTACACAAGTTGTAACATGGAGTCTCCTGTCAGACGCTCTCAAAAAGCCCACAGTGGATCTCATCAATTTGGCTGATAGCATCACAG TCAATCAATCCACAACTCCTATCCTGCTCGATCGACTCAACCTCACCCCAGCCGACCTCGGTGATGTAACTGATGTCACACGTCGTTGTAGCAATCAAGCTGGAGTGGCTCATGCATTGAGAGTGTGGCGAAGAGTGAATCCTTCCAGAGCTACCTTCAGGGCCTTGGTGGAAATTGCCATAGCACTGAGAAGAGGAGACACTGCTACAGACATTTGTAGATTCATTGTAGAGAATACGAGTTGA
- the LOC135342889 gene encoding uncharacterized protein LOC135342889 isoform X3, whose protein sequence is MYPLWTVTQQQIDKAEYESELTSHETRRAALQQRLSGDITDQDAGQLQGELEEVEGKIKKCVSGIQRSETFIHRYENDIAEIRGRGEERQRKEESAKRLFDEAMKHGYVLVNIVNMLVFGPAGTGKTNLKHLLTDNPPPLQRDSTPCMEKPVRIRPVSNTKFKSTGKGWEEMSQPKLRKLLAQIITKLPKESADPSTASRVAESLKKMTTTKLISGSDEQISDSISSPSTNDSDELSGSTRMLNKAIDEVIASVVSGVAEELKPATQGTDQLSSSDQQEGELFDSNWVYVTDCGGQPQFHDISPLFIKHISVALIVLRLIDELSSFPSDKYYKDGQLVGSPRASHMTLGETLQSLIRSIESHTSQDKKPSMIFVGTFLDQLDESSDTLIKRNQEILDMLPPDIKKLLVYNDPGLNNLIFGLNTISRDDDSLATANRIRIAVEDSIPLQVKMPIWWSFLDSLLQSLSASLERGVLSIGECLQLATRFGYFLKDLEAALVFFDNVCIAHYYPSILPNTVFVDAQIPLDKITELSQHAIFLRNAEVKSRSTLSTGMTKAEWKRFRDEGIVTLGFLRFFKKHYVEGIFSPEDMLLIMKDLLVIAPIPLVESTTHQAEFFMPSLLTSIPPAELDKIRSSFTISPFAIYFRSGCIRSGVFCCLVVDVIKRLDWKVFLPSGKLICFAKNCIQLRIPKHPFTVALIDSFSYIEVYIDVPFPLRNEICPTIRNEILSSIKLSCKALHYNNDTPETRIFCPCKKSTGSKLHLADLSERKDYWICSQEARVYGKLSDEHKIWLDNSEGSGEPSSVTRDVTERTSDQLQYPGITLRELSSVTVMEDVCKKTGVRDQQLDQEIPESDIILFSEKFPHLLSVHKALTIDDLQHVYEKLHTAHESASPYWLNLGLALGLSHFILTNIDTGKYRGDNVSCLREMLVKLLSTQVVTWSLLSDALKKPTVDLINLADSITVNQSTTPILLDRLNLTPADLGDVTDVTRRCSNQAGVAHALRVWRRVNPSRATFRALVEIAIALRRGDTATDICRFIVENTS, encoded by the exons AATCAGCAAAGCGGTTGTTTGATGAGGCGATGAAGCACGGATATGTCTTGGTCAACATTGTCAACATGCTCGTATTTGGACCGGCGGGAACAGGGAAGACCAACCTCAAGCATCTGCTAACTGACAATCCCCCTCCACTACAGCGTGACAGCACTCCTTGTATGGAAAAGCCAGTACGCATTCGACCCGTGTCTAACACGAAATTCAAGTCAACTGGAAAAGGCTGGGAAGAGATGTCTCAGCCAAAGCTACGCAAGCTACTTGCTCAAATCATCACTAAATTACCAAAAGAAAGCGCCGATCCATCCACAGCATCAAGGGTTGCCGAGAGCTTAAAGAAGATGACCACAACCAAGCTAATTTCTGGTTCCGATGAGCAAATTTCTGATTCCATTTCGAGCCCATCGACGAACGATTCCGATGAACTTTCTGGCTCTACAAGAATGTTGAACAAAGCCATCGATGAAGTGATAGCGAGtgtagtgagtggtgtggCAGAAGAGCTGAAGCCAGCCACACAGGGAACTGACCAACTGTCGAGCAGTGACCAGCAAGAAGGAGAACTGTTTGATTCCAACTGGGTGTACGTTACCGACTGTGGCGGCCAGCCGCAATTCCACGACATCAGCCCTCTCTTCATCAAGCACATTTCGGTGGCGTTGATAGTCCTGCGTTTGATTGACGAACTCTCCAGTTTCCCTTCTGACAAGTACTACAAGGATGGGCAGCTTGTTGGTAGTCCTCGTGCATCTCACATGACCCTCGGGGAGACACTTCAGAGTCTCATTCGATCGATTGAGTCCCATACCTCACAAGACAAGAAGCCAAGTATGATCTTTGTGGGCACATTCTTGGATCAACTGGATGAGAGCTCGGATACACTTATCAAGAGGAATCAAGAGATTCTCGACATGCTGCCACCCGATATCAAGAAGCTATTGGTGTACAACGATCCTGGATTGAACAATCTTATTTTTGGTCTCAACACAATCAGCCGAGATGACGATTCACTGGCCACTGCCAATAGGATTAGAATTGCTGTTGAGGACTCTATTCCGCTACAAGTCAAAATGCCCATCTGGTGGTCCTTCTTGGATTCACTTCTCCAGAGTTTATCTGCCAGTCTCGAGCGAGGTGTATTAAGCATTGGAGAATGTCTCCAATTAGCCACTCGATTTGGTTATTTTCTCAAAGATCTTGAAGCTGCTCTGGTCTTCTTTGACAACGTGTGTATAGCGCACTACTATCCCTCCATTCTCCccaacacagtgtttgtggatgCCCAGATTCCACTAGACAAGATTACCGAGCTCTCACAGCACGCCATCTTCCTGAGGAATGCTGAAGTCAAGTCACGCTCTACTCTAAGCACAGGAATGACCAAGGCCGAGTGGAAGAGATTTCGAGATGAGGGCATAGTCACTTTAGGGTTCCTTCGATTCTTTAAAAAGCATTACGTTGAAGGCATCTTTTCTCCAGAAGATATGCTGTTGATCATGAAAGATCTTCTCGTGATTGCTCCCATTCCACTAGTGGAGTCCACTACCCACCAAGCCGAGTTCTTCATGCCATCTCTACTCACATCAATCCCACCTGCTGAGCTAGACAAGATTCGTTCCTCCTTCACAATATCTCCCTTCGCTATCTACTTTCGTAGTGGGTGTATTCGCTCTGGAGTATTTTGCTGTCTAGTTGTGGACGTGATCAAGAGGTTGGACTGGAAAGTTTTTCTCCCCTCAGGGAAACTAATCTGTTTTGCTAAAAATTGTATCCAGCTAAGAATTCCCAAGCACCCGTTTACCGTGGCTCTGATCGACTCCTTCTCGTATATCGAAGTGTACATTGACGTCCCTTTTCCTTTACGCAATGAAATATGCCCTACGATTCGCAACGAAATTTTAAGCAGCATTAAATTGTCCTGTAAAGCGTTGCATTACAACAACGACACACCCGAGACACGCATCTTTTGCCCATGCAAGAAGAGCACTGGAAGCAAATTGCACCTTGCTGATCTGAGCGAACGGAAGGACTATTGGATATGCTCCCAGGAGGCACGTGTGTATGGGAAGCTCAGTGACGAACATAAAATCTGGCTGGACAATAGCGAAGGTTCag GTGAACCATCCTCTGTTACGAGAGATGTCACTGAAAGAACGAGTGATCAGCTGCAATACCCCGGTATTACTCTAC GTGAATTGTcctctgttacagtaatggaagatgtgtgtaagaagactggagtgagggaccaacaactggatcaagaaatccctgagagtgacatcattctatTCTCAGAGAAATTTCCACACCTGCTGAGCGTGCACAAG GCTTTGACAATTGACGATCTACAACATGTCTACGAGAAGCTACACACTGCACATGAAAGTGCCAGCCCTTACTGGTTGAATCTGGGATTGGCTCTAGGTCTCAGTCATTTCATTCTCACCAATATCGATACCGGAAAGTATCGTGGCGATAATGTGTCGTGCTTGCGTGAAATGTTGGTTAAGCTCCTGAGTACACAAGTTGTAACATGGAGTCTCCTGTCAGACGCTCTCAAAAAGCCCACAGTGGATCTCATCAATTTGGCTGATAGCATCACAG TCAATCAATCCACAACTCCTATCCTGCTCGATCGACTCAACCTCACCCCAGCCGACCTCGGTGATGTAACTGATGTCACACGTCGTTGTAGCAATCAAGCTGGAGTGGCTCATGCATTGAGAGTGTGGCGAAGAGTGAATCCTTCCAGAGCTACCTTCAGGGCCTTGGTGGAAATTGCCATAGCACTGAGAAGAGGAGACACTGCTACAGACATTTGTAGATTCATTGTAGAGAATACGAGTTGA